A window of Conger conger chromosome 13, fConCon1.1, whole genome shotgun sequence contains these coding sequences:
- the LOC133107285 gene encoding E3 ubiquitin-protein ligase TRIM47-like: MAEGGILLDHEQFSCVICLDLLKDPVTIPCGHSYCRGCIKGCWDQDDHTGVYSCPQCRTTFTPRPVLSRNTVLAEVVEKLKKTGLQAAPSALCYAVPGDVACNVCTGRKRKAVKSCLVCLASYCETHLKLHNELNPGNTHNIINATGHLKNSICPQHKKLLENYCRTHQQCICLLCVFDEHRGHDTVSAAVETTEKQKQLGATQSQFQQRLQEKEKELQDLRQAVQSFKRSAQTAVEDSERIFTEMIRSIERRCSEVKELIRDQEKAEVSQAEGLLERLEQEIAELRRRDAELEQLSHKEDHIHFLQSCQSLCVPPELGDLPSITVSPHVSFEAVRKSVSGLKDRLEDVCKVELVNISESVKEAHTVEPRTREDFLQYSCQLTLDPNAANKCLHLSEANREVTRVNEIQSYPNHPERFEGRTQVLCREGVSGCCYWAAEWSGSGQVGRAVSYK; encoded by the exons atggctgaaggtggaATTTTACTGGATCATGAACAGTTCAGCTGTGTGATCTGTCTGGATTTGCTGAAAGATCCGGTgactattccctgtggacacagttactgtcgGGGCTGTATTAAGGGTTGCTGGGATCAAgatgatcatactggtgtctacagctgtccccagtgcagaacGACCTTCACTCCCAGGCCTGTCCTGAGCAGAAACACTGTGCTGGCTGAAGttgtggagaaactgaagaagacaggtcTCCAAGCTGCTCCTTCTGCTCTTTGTTACGCTGTACCTGGAGATGTGGCGTGTaatgtctgcactgggagaaagcgcaAAGCCGTCAAGTCCTGTCTGGTTTGTCTGGcatcttactgtgaaactcacctcaaacttCACAATGAACTCAACCCGGGAAACACACATAATATCATCAATGCTACTGGACATCTGAAGAACAGTATTTGCCCTCAACATAAAAAACTGTTGGAGAATTATTGTCGTACCCATCAGCAGTgcatctgtctgctgtgtgtattCGAcgaacacagaggccatgatacagtctcagctgcagTAGAAAcgactgagaaacag aagcagctgggggcgacacagagtcaattccagcagagactccaggagaaagagaaggagctgcaggatctgagacaggctgtgcagtcattcaag cgctctgcacagacagcagtggaggacagcgagaggatctttactgagatgatccgctccattgagagaaggtgctctgaggtgaaagagctgatcagagatcaggagaaggctgaagtgagtcaggctgaaggactcctggagcgactggagcaggagattgctgagctgaggaggagagacgctgagctggagcagctgtcACACAaagaggatcacatccatttcctccag agctgtcagtctctctgtgttcctccTGAACttggagacttacccagcatcactgtcagtccacacgtctcttttgaggctgtgaggaaatctgtctctggaCTGAAAGATCGACTTGAGGACGTCTGCAAGGTGGAACTGGTCAACATTTCTGAATCAG tgaaagAAGCCCATACTGTTgagcccaggaccagagaggatttcttacagt attcctgtcagctcacactggaccccaacgCAGCGAATAAATGCCTGCATCTGTCTGAGGCGAACAGAGAGGTGACTCGTGTGAACgagatccagtcatatcctaatcatccagagagatttgagggGAGAACCCaagtgctgtgcagagagggtgtgtctggaTGCTGTTATTGggcggctgagtggagtgggagtGGTCAGGTTGGTAGAGCTGTGTCATATAAATag
- the LOC133107940 gene encoding tripartite motif-containing protein 16-like, translating to MAEGGILLDQDQFSCAICLDLLNDPVTIPCGHSYCRGCIKGCWNQDDHTGVYSCPQCRTTFTPRPVLGRNTMLADVVEKLKKTGLQAAPSALCYAGPGDVACNVCTGRKRKAVKSCLQCLASYCETHLKLHNELNPGNTHNITNATGHLQDNICPQHKKLLEVYCHSDQQCICLLCVIDEHRGHDTVSAVVERTEKQKQLGATQSQFQQRIQEREKELQDLRQAVQSLKHSAQTAVEDSERIFTEMIRSIERRCSEVKELIRDQEKAEVSRAEGLLERLEQEIAELRWRDAELEQLSHTEDHIHFLQSCQSLCVPPELGDLPSITVSPHVSFEAVRESVSGLKDRLEDICKVELAKISESVKEAHTVESRTRDDFLQYSCQLTLDPDTAHKCLHLSEGNREVTRVKESQSYPDHPERFDVNVQVLCREGVSGRCYWEAEWSGGEGVDIALLCKQISRKGDCNDCALGLNDNSWSLECSPSRYSFWHNNKGTEIPAPSSSRIGVYLDHRAGTLSFYSVSDTMTLLHRVQTTFTQPLYPGFGFSPGSTVKLCDLYTII from the exons atggctgaaggtggaattttactggatcaggaccagttcagctgtgCGATCTGTCTGGATTTGCTGAATGATCCAGTgactattccctgtggacacagttactgtaggggctgtattaagggctgCTGGAATCAAgatgatcatactggtgtctacagctgtccccagtgcagaacGACCTTCACTCCCAGGCCTGTCCTGGGCAGAAACACTATGCTGGCTGACGtcgtggagaaactgaagaagacaggtctccaagctgctccttctgctctctgttacgctggacctggagacgtggcgtgtaatgtctgcactgggagaaagcgcaAAGCCGTCAAGTCCTGTCTGCAGTGTCTGGcatcttactgtgaaactcacctcaaacttCACAATGAGCTCAACCCAGGAAACACACATAATATCACCAATGCTACTGGACATCTGCAGGACAATATTTGCCCTCAACATAAAAAACTGTTGGAGGTTTACTGTCATTCCGATCAGCAGTGCATCTGTCTGCTGTGCGTGATcgatgaacacagaggccatgatacagtctcagctGTTGTagaaaggactgagaaacag aagcagctgggggcgacacagagtcaattccagcagagaatccaggagagagagaaggagctgcaggatctgagacaggctgtgcagtcactcaag cactctgcacagacagcagtggaggacagtgagaggatctttactgagatgatccgctctattgagagaaggtgctctgaggtgaaagagctgatcagagatcaggagaaggctgaagtgagtcgggctgaaggactcctggagcgactggagcaggagattgctgagctgaggtggagagacgctgagctggagcagctttcacacacagaggatcacatccatttcctccag agctgtcagtctctctgtgtccctcctgaacttggagacttacccagcatcactgtcagtccacacgtctcttttgaggctgtgagggaATCTGTCTCTGGACTGAAAGATCGACTTGAGGACATCTGCAAGGTGGAACTGGCCAAAATATCTGAGTCGg tgaaagAAGCCCATACTGTAGAGTCCAGGACCAGAGATgatttcttacagt attcctgtcagctcacactggaccctgACACAGCACATAAATGCCTCCATCTGTCTGaagggaacagagaggtgacccgTGTGAAAGAGAGccagtcatatcctgatcatccagagagatttgatgtAAACGTCCAAGTGCTGTGCAGAGAAGGTGtgtctggacgctgttactgggaggctgagtggagtgggggtgAAGGGGTTGATATAGCACTATTGTGTAAACAGATCAGTAGGAAAGGAGATTGCAATGACTGTGCACTGGGACTTAATGACAACTCGTGGAGTTTGGAATGCTCCCCCTCCAGGTACTCTTTCTGGCACAATAACAAGGGCACTGAAATCcctgctccctcctcctccagaattggagtgtacctggatcacagggcaggaactctgtccttctacagtgtCTCCGACaccatgaccctcctgcacagagtccagaccacattcactcagcccctctatcctgggtttgGGTTTTCTCCTGGATCCACTGTAAAATTGTGTGATCTATATACAATCATATAA